The Acidobacteriota bacterium region CACCTTGGGCCTGGTGGCCGGCAGCGCCGGACTGGCCCAGTTCCTCGGAGCCGAGTTGATTCCGTCCCTGGTTCAGGGAAAGTTCTCCTTCGAGATCCAGCTTCCCCAAGGGAAACCCCTGGAAGAGACCGATCGGATCATCCGGGAAGTCGAGAGCCGGGTGTTGGATCTGGACGGCGTGGCCACCGTCTCCTCCAGCGTGGGAGGAGGGGCCGATGACCAGTTCGCCACGGGTCCGCTCGAAGAGCACCGGGGCTGGATTCACGTCTCCATGAAGGACGGCCGCGACAAAGCGGGCGAGGAGAGGGTGATCGGCCGGACCAGAAGCCTGCTGGGACAATATCCGGGACTCACCCACCTGTTTGGCCGTCCCACCCTGTTCAGCTTCAGAGAGCCGGTGGAGGTGGAGATCTACAGCTACGACCTGGCGGCGCAGCGGAGCGTCGCCGAGAAGGTGATGGATCGGCTTTCCGGGATCGACGGCGTCGCCGATGTTCAGAGTTCGACCCGATTGGGGAATCCGGAGGTCCAGATCAGTTTTCGGCGGGAGCAATTGGCTCGCCTGGGTCTGGACGAGGGTCAGGCGGCCGAGATCGTGAGGAGCAAGATCCGCGGCGACGTCGCCTCCCGCTACCGGGACCAGGAGCGGCAGCTCGATATTCTGGTCCAGGCGGCCGAATCGGACCGGGACGCCATTCAGGATATTCGCGACCTTGTCATCAATACCCGGCAGGAACGCACCGGCGCCGATGGAAACCGGAGTGGCGCCCAGGATGGCGCCCGTTCCCGTGCGTTCGGCGAGCGCTCCGGTGAAGGCGGCGCGGCGTCCGGATCGAATCCGGGCCGGACGGAGATGGGTTCCGAGGCCGGGGAAGAAGATTCCCAGGTGCCGATCCGGTTGGGGTCCGTGGCCCGGGTTCAGCTCTCGCGGGGACCCGGCGAGATCCGCCGTGTCGGTTCCCAGCGCGCGGCCGTGGTGTCGGCCAACCTGGCGGGAGCGGATCTGGGCACCGTCTCCCAAAAGATCGAGGCTCAGCTCTCCGGGATGTCCCGGGAATTGCCGCCCGACTCAGTGGTGGCGCTGGGCGGGCAACACCGTGAGTACGACCGTTCCCGGAGCAGCCTGCTCTTCGCCCTGGCTCTGGCCGTGCTCCTGGTCTATCTGGTGATGGCATCGCAATTCGAGTCCCTGGTCCACCCTTTCGTCATCCTGTTCACGGTTCCGGTGGCCCTGGTGGGGGTGGTGGCCGCGCTATTCGTGACCGGCTCCACCGTCAGTGTCATGGTTCTGCTGGGCGTGATCATCCTGGTCGGGATCGTGGTCAACAACGGAATCGTCCTGATCGACTACACCAATCAGCTCCGCCACCGGGGATTGAGCCGGCGCGAGGCGCTGATCGAGGCGGGGCAGGTGCGATTGCGGCCCATCCTCATGACCACCTTGACCACGGTCCTGGGACTGCTTCCCATGGCCCTGGGATGGGGCGAGGGCTCGGAGGTGCGAACCCCCATGGCCATTACTGTGATGGGCGGATTGCTTTTCGCCACGCTCCTGACGTTGATCCTGGTGCCGGTGCTCTACGAGGGACTGGACCGTAGAGCGGAGACTTCAAGCCATGCGGGGTAAGCGGCAACCGAATTCCTCATCGACTCCCACCGGAAGCCCCAGGTCCTCGGCGCTGGCCGGCTTCTCCGTCCGCTATCCGGTGACCATCTGCGCCGTCTTCTCCCTGCTGCTCCTGGTCGGCGTGGTCTCCCTGTTCAAGATCCCCCTGGTGCTGTTTCCCGACCTGGACCTGCCCTTCGTGATGGTGCAGGTTCCCTATCCCAACGCCACTCCGGCCCATGTTCTGCAGACCATCACCAAACCGGTGGAAGAGGCCGTGAGCACGGTCCCCGGAATCCAGTGGATGCAGTCTTTCTCCAGCAGCGGCAGGTCCGGGGTGCAGACCTTTTTCGATTTTGAGATGGATGTCCAGCGGCTGCGCGGGGAAGTGAGGGAGAGGGTCGAGCGGGTCCGCACTGAACTGCCGGAAGACGTTGAGCGGATCGACGTGGTGAACTTCAGTACCGACGATGCGCCAATCCTGGGATTGCGGGTCGCGTCCGAGAGGAACTTGCAGACCGCCTACGAGTTCCTGGACCTGAAGATCAAGAGGCGGATCGAGCGGGTCCCGGGAGTGGCCGAGGTCGAACTCTTCGGAACCCAGAGGCCCGAGATCGCCGTGTATCTGAGTCTCGATGAGCTCCGAAGGTACCGGGTGGATGCGGGCCGGCTTTTCCGGAGCCTTTCCGACATCAACCTGGACCGTTCCCTGGGCCGGTTCACGGACGGCGGAGTCCGCTACGGCGCCATGACCCGGGGCATGTTCCGATCCATGGAAGACTTCAAGCGTTTTCCCGTGAACGAGCGGGGTCTGCTGCTGGAAAACGTCGCCAACGTGGTTTACGAGAGTCCCGCGGCCCATGCCAGCCAGCACCTCAACGGCGAGTACGCGGTGGGTCTCTGGGTCCGCAAGGCGGCCGAAGCCAACACCGTGACGACGGTGCGGGGCGTTGAGGCGGAACTGGAAACGATCCGGTCGGACCCCGCGCTCGAGGGAATCCAACTGGACGTCATCCGCAACGCCGGCGCGGAGATCGTCAAGGCCCTGAAGGGACTCCTCACCGCCGGCACCGTTGGCGCGCTCCTGGCTCTGGGGGTCCTGGTCCTCTTCCTTCGCAAGTGGAGCGCGGCCCTTGTGGTTGCCCTGGCCATCCCCCTCTCTCTGGTCGGAAGCCTCGGGTTCCTCTACTTCGGCGGCCTGAGCCTGAACGTCCTCTCCATGATGGGGTTGATGCTGGCGACGGGAATGTTGGTGGACAACGCCATCGTCGTGTTGGAATCGATCTACCGGAATCTGGAGCAAGGGGCAGACCGCCTGCAGGCGGTCAAACAGGGCACCCGGGAGGTGCAGATGGCGGTGATCGCGGCCACCCTCACCTCCATCATCATTTTCGTCCCCCTGGTCTTCGGCGCCCAGAGCTTTCTCAGTTTCTGGCTTCGCCACTGCGGACTGGCCATCATCTTCGCGCTCCTCTGTTCCCTGTTCCTCTCGTTGACCCTGATCCCCTTGGCCATGGGACGCTTTCTGAAGTTGGACGTGGCTCGTGCCGCCGGCGCCGAAGCGATCTCCGCCGGAGGTCGCGGTGACGTCCCTCCTGCCGGGCACGGACGGAAGCCGGGCCGCCGGCGGATCATGGATTACTACCTGAAACTGGTGGCCTGGCCCCTGAGGCATCGCTTCCTGGTGGGTTTCCTGATGGTTCCACTGGCGGTCGCCGGTTCGACCTGGCTGCTACTGAACGTGGTCCCCGACAACGCTCCGGACGCCCAGGAGCCGGGCAGCCTCCGGATCAGCTACGAATTCACCGAGAACTATCACTACGCCAAGATCGAAAGGGACTACGTCGATCCGGTGGAATCCTTCCTGGCGGAGAACAAGGAAGCCTTCAAGATCGACCAGGTCTTCAGCTCCTTCTCCAACAACAATGCCTCGACCGAAATATATCTTCACGATGACGAGGTCAGCCTGGAAGAGATGGAGGAGATCCGCCTGGAGATCTCGGACGGTCTCCCGGTGATCCCGGGTTGCCGGATCGAGTTGTCCGGCCAGAGCGGAAGGCAGAACCGGGAAGGGATCAACGTGAGCCTCTACGGCGATGATCCTCGAGTCCTGGAGAGACTGCTGCGCGAGGCCCGGACCCGCCTGCGGGAAAATCCGGACTTTTCCCAGGTGTCCTCGCCCCGGGACAGCACTCGCGAGGAGGTTCAGGTCCGCCTGCGCCGGGACCTGGCCCGCCGCTACGGCGTTTCCACTCAATCCGTCTCCCAGATCCTGGGGATTCTGATGCGAGGCCGGCAGGTTCGGGGCTTCCGCACGTCGGAAGGGGAGGTGGACGTCATCGTCCGGCTCCGGCCGGAGGACCGGAGCGGGCTGGAAGACCTGCGCTCGGCCGTGGTGGGATACGGAGACGACGGCGAGGAGATCCTCCTGTCTCAGGTCGCCGAGCTTCGGATCGAGAAGGTTGCGGCTCAGGTCCAGCGGGAGGACCGGCAGACCTATGCCAACTTCTTCGCCACCTATTCCGGAGACAAGAAGGACGAGGGCATCCGGCAGATGACGGAGGTCATGGACGGGTTGGACTATCCGGAGGGCTACGGGTGGTCGCTGGGCTTCTGGACCCGGCGGAACCAGCAATCGGATCAGGAGTGGATCTTCAACATCCTGCTGGCGCTCTTCATGGTCTATTTCGTCATGGCCTCGCTATTCGAATCCCTGACCCATCCGTTGGCCATCATGCTGTCGCTGCCCTTTTCGGTGGTGGGAATCGCCGGCTTTCTGCTCATCACCGGCACGCCCTTCAACATAATGGCCAAGATCGGCCTCCTGGTGCTCATCGGAATCGTGGTGAACAACGGCATCGTCCTCATCGACCGCATCAACACCCTTCGGCGCCGCGGGATCGACCGCCGCCGCGCGATTCTGCAAGGTTGCCGCGATCGCTTCCGGCCCATCGTGATGACGGCGACCACCACGGTCGTGGGCCTGATTCCGCTGGCCTACAGCTACAGCAGCTTTTTCGACCTGCGTTACTTTCCCATGGCCCGCACCGTCATGGGCGGACTCATCGCCTCCACGGTGCTGACCCTGCTGGTGCTGCCCACCTACTACACCCTCTTCGACGACTTGACCATGTGGCTGAAGCGAAGCTGGCAAGCCAGCGACCCGTCCGCGTCCCTGGATCCTGTTGGCCAGGATGCGCCAGGTTAATGGTCCCGTCGTGAATCCACCGGACCAGTTCGGTGGACCCTACGCGGCGGCGGTCAAGTTTCGGATTTCGGACATCCTGTAGACGCCTGCGAGACGTTCCGTTGCTTGCCCCCTCTGGCGGAGGTTGCCGCCCGGTGTCATCATGGCCCGCCTCATGCGAGTCGTTGCTTGCGGCCGAGGAATACGGCGTCCGTATGCGGAGTGATCAGGAGGAGCGCCCATGTCGAGACGGCTCACCGTCTGGGGAGGCATCGGAGGATACAACGGCGTGTTTCCCACCGAGGGAAACCGGGAGAAGGTCTGCGACTTTCTGGATCAGTGCGCCGAGGCCGGAGTGAATCGTTTCATTCCCGGCTATACGCCGGGCCGGGAGATGTGCCTCCGTTTCGACCACGGCCGCGGCGGACACGATCCGGCAGACATCCTGGCCGTGGTGCCGGGATTTT contains the following coding sequences:
- a CDS encoding efflux RND transporter permease subunit, with translation MRGKRQPNSSSTPTGSPRSSALAGFSVRYPVTICAVFSLLLLVGVVSLFKIPLVLFPDLDLPFVMVQVPYPNATPAHVLQTITKPVEEAVSTVPGIQWMQSFSSSGRSGVQTFFDFEMDVQRLRGEVRERVERVRTELPEDVERIDVVNFSTDDAPILGLRVASERNLQTAYEFLDLKIKRRIERVPGVAEVELFGTQRPEIAVYLSLDELRRYRVDAGRLFRSLSDINLDRSLGRFTDGGVRYGAMTRGMFRSMEDFKRFPVNERGLLLENVANVVYESPAAHASQHLNGEYAVGLWVRKAAEANTVTTVRGVEAELETIRSDPALEGIQLDVIRNAGAEIVKALKGLLTAGTVGALLALGVLVLFLRKWSAALVVALAIPLSLVGSLGFLYFGGLSLNVLSMMGLMLATGMLVDNAIVVLESIYRNLEQGADRLQAVKQGTREVQMAVIAATLTSIIIFVPLVFGAQSFLSFWLRHCGLAIIFALLCSLFLSLTLIPLAMGRFLKLDVARAAGAEAISAGGRGDVPPAGHGRKPGRRRIMDYYLKLVAWPLRHRFLVGFLMVPLAVAGSTWLLLNVVPDNAPDAQEPGSLRISYEFTENYHYAKIERDYVDPVESFLAENKEAFKIDQVFSSFSNNNASTEIYLHDDEVSLEEMEEIRLEISDGLPVIPGCRIELSGQSGRQNREGINVSLYGDDPRVLERLLREARTRLRENPDFSQVSSPRDSTREEVQVRLRRDLARRYGVSTQSVSQILGILMRGRQVRGFRTSEGEVDVIVRLRPEDRSGLEDLRSAVVGYGDDGEEILLSQVAELRIEKVAAQVQREDRQTYANFFATYSGDKKDEGIRQMTEVMDGLDYPEGYGWSLGFWTRRNQQSDQEWIFNILLALFMVYFVMASLFESLTHPLAIMLSLPFSVVGIAGFLLITGTPFNIMAKIGLLVLIGIVVNNGIVLIDRINTLRRRGIDRRRAILQGCRDRFRPIVMTATTTVVGLIPLAYSYSSFFDLRYFPMARTVMGGLIASTVLTLLVLPTYYTLFDDLTMWLKRSWQASDPSASLDPVGQDAPG